One stretch of Camelus bactrianus isolate YW-2024 breed Bactrian camel chromosome 21, ASM4877302v1, whole genome shotgun sequence DNA includes these proteins:
- the KIAA0040 gene encoding uncharacterized protein KIAA0040 homolog, which translates to MEKISAFFSAIWDTISTKHQEHLFNSICLGILLGLPLLVIIAFLFICCHCCWSRSGKSGQQPEQNKGKKKKKKKKAEEDLWISAQPKLLQMEKRPSLPV; encoded by the coding sequence ATGGAGAAAATCAGCGCCTTCTTCAGCGCCATCTGGGACACCATCTCAACCAAACACCAGGAGCACCTCTTCAACAGCATCTGTCTGGGCATCCTGCTGGGGCTGCCCCTGCTGGTGATCATCGCATTCCTCTTCATCTGTTGCCACTGCTGCTGGAGCCGTTCGGGCAAAAGCGGCCAACAGCCAGAGCAGAAcaaggggaagaagaagaagaaaaagaagaaggctGAAGAAGACCTCTGGATCTCCGCCCAGCCCAAGCTTCTCCAGATGGAAAAGAGGCCCTCACTGCCTGTCTAG